The genomic DNA CCCGCTGGCCATGATCGGCCCTCTCTCGCTCGGCCATCAACACTTTCGCAATCTCTCAGCCAACTCTATCTCGATCTCATACATTGGATTCGGCCGAGAgctctctcactctccctccTCTTTCTCTGTTTCGAATCCAAAGAAAGCCACTGTTGAGGTTTGTCCAGTAAGCTCTCGCATCCAATgcacataaatataatatatattatttacacttaattatacacatttaacacataattattttataattacgCTTTAACCCCACTAATATTTCATAATCCCACTTAGGAAATTTTAATAATCACATTTAGACCCTATAAAGTCTTAAATAATTGCCCTCAAGACActaaaaatcttgatttctaaTTACTCGATAAGACCGATCTCGCCCCTGTGCCTTCACAAGACCTTATCTCAACCTGAAAATACTGTAGGGTtgacttatttataaaattggGCCACCCTTCGGGCCCCTCTAACTTACCGAAAATTTCTCGGTTGCTATTCACAAACATTCGGTTCAGCCAATTATTTAAGCTTATATAGTAGTTGTATCAGAAATTATTTTCGATCTGACTTCTTTTAGCGTTATTAGtcttatctcaaaattttcgACAATCCCTTGCCCCAtttcctggacatccaagtcttaGGGCATTTCCTGCGATTGATTCGATAATTTGTTactttatttctcaaaactgCTCCTAGGGCCCACCGGATCGCTCACTaatcaaattaccaaaatgcccctccccAGGGcccatcatttcatttctcgtCTTTATCTCAAAAAGCATTTTTGGaaatttattctatttatttttaacaccaGTAACACAGGGTGTTACACTTATTCCGTCGATTATGTTAAGGGATGTATATTGTAGATTTAGTTTTTGACCCTTATGTTGAATAATGATCGAATTCACAATCTACTAGATTGACACTGACATATTGTTCATCCAACCATTCAACTTATACCTTGAAAGCGAGATATTTAAGATACTCGTTGCGTAGAGGAAAGGTGGTGATGATaggtttcatatatattttattataatataattatatattataattcattaattaaaaaaatattcaaataagatATATTCTCATAAATTTCAAacctaatttatttataatttctcTTACTTTCCACCCTCATAATTAACAAGTCAAggtggtattttttttattaattaatgtattaaaataatttaaaatataatagttgTTGCCCTTTAGCGTTTTGGTTGCATTATCGGATATTGGTTTGCATTGCTTTATGATAGTGGAGATGAAATgttaaaacaaattattctaACAAGttatttggtaaaaaaatactattggtaCATTTTAGgttatataaaaatgtattaatgataaaaaaattcttcaTGAGACGCATGGAGGCGAgagatattttgatcataatacccctttaCGTAGcttaagatgtacaaaaatgatatacatcTATTTGGTATGGTACTTAAAACATGGTAATATCACTAGAATTGATTTTTCCATGTTTGatgtaaaaagataatttacTGTCATGacagaatttatttaaataaataagataaaaaaatattaataaaagttagaatatctttcatatcaaaatataaaataatcaaaatatgacTGAAAATAATTGTAAGATttctattaaattatttattaaattttttaaaatgtactaAAGGacacaaatgttatttttttttatatgtaaagcgtaaaatatgcttatcttgaaaAAGTGATTTGAAAGAGATATAAATATATGccaaaaaatttagataataaattacgtaactttttttaaaaatcgtcaaataaatttaacaaatacgttagaaatgataaaaatataaaatattttttatattttatttttttttatctatatcttaattaacgaacattacttaagaaaaaattatccCGTAACTATGAGATAATTTAAACTGATCCCACTGTGCTTTGTGAAAAATTTCACCATTTTTTCTCTTTGGTACATAAGCCATTGTTCTTTCTTGTTTATAGAGTCATACATGACATTGTATTATTGGCAACAATAGAGCTATCATCGACTCCCATTGACATCATCTATGCTTAGCTTGGGAGGAACTCCTAGGAGCTCTTCTACCACCATTTTCAATGATCTTTTCCCTAATCATTTGTTGTTGCCATTCGTTGCATTCCATCATCCTTACATTTTATCTCATGTTTTCTCATAATGTCTTTCTATAAACCCTAGTGATGGGGTTTTGGCGAGAAAACCTCATTGTTGGATTAGCTCTAGCCTTGGTGAATGTagtttattttggtttttattttctaaattataaattagttgaaatatatattaaattagtgaaaatttaatttatatatgagTATCATaatgcatgaatatatatatatttttagcaaAAGGGTAATTTAGTCATTCACAATTCCACACATTAATTTGAGAATAATTATAATCTCAAGTTATACTAAAAGTGAcatatgattttattatgttGCTTGTGTCAGACAACATAATATTTGCCCGATATGGGCAATTTGAGAGTGAGACATGGACCCCATGGGAGATAGTGGGGTTCACACACCACCCTCTTTGCTAAATGTTATCCGACGCGAGCAACATAACAAGACTAAGATGGCATAATGTTAATTTATctcattattattttctattttttttaagattattcCATTACTATATGGGCATAAGTACAAAACTAAAgttgtgaataaaaaaaataaataaacaaagtaACCTCTCCCAATACCTTATCTATTGGTGATTCTTGTGTTCGTGTTGACTTTTAAGTGATATTCTTGGACATCggctatttataatttttcttttatatattaaaaaaaaggaattagtttgagaaataaagaaaagagtttaaaatttaagtgattttaaaatttggggGTTTTGGTAGGAAAAAAATGaactatttctttaaaatttgtgCTTATTCTTCATCTAAGAAAAACTCAAGAAAGGCAAAGCATGAATAACATAGGGTCGATTtgtgctttaattaattatcaagtaaagttacaaattcacaatttatatttacatatagcTATTTACTAGTTTACTAAACCTCAATTCTAGAATTAGCTTTTACTTAGGGTTGCAAACAAGGCCAGCCCAAGGCCCAATGAGACCCTAggtgataataatttttttttggagagGGTGGGGTGCTGTATTTTTTGGAGgtccctaattttttttttttttgggggggagttttgttctttcaagtgactgttgtatttttctttggaGGGGTGCTGTATTTTTTGGGGAGGCGCCAAATTTTtggggccctaggcataggccttagtggcctatgccttgGGCCAGCCCTGGTTGCAAATAAGCCCAGCCACTTACGAGCAGTTTGATGTTTGTCTCGACAAAAACTCGTTCTAGTTCATTTACTCAGGTAAATGTGTTGAGTTTGAgtctaattttgaaattcaatttgtAAATAAGTCAATAAAGTTTGCGAACATGTTTGACTAAAAGTTTGATTAAAAACTCGTAAACATGTTTGATTAAAAGTTTGTAAATAATTCGTGAACAAGgtcatttataaatacattaatatatttatttataaattatttagtataaaGTCATcatactttaaattattataataatataattaaattgaatatgtttaaaattattatatattaatattaatttaatcttttaacataatataatatatacaaaaataacaaattagatTTAGCCAAACACCATATAAATAATTGTCTAAatgaaaaatcttaaaaagtgaaaaaaaattaaacattgaaGTGGAAAGAAGCCAAGACCAAAAGGCAAGCACATACATCACCCATGGTTGGCACCTGCTATCGCCACTACAAGCCTCCATCTGAGGCTGAACCACTGTCAATTGTCATTTTTTGCAACCATCGCACACCACATATTCCACTGCTCTGCTATTGCATGTTGTACATTGTTTTCACATGTTGCCACTGCACACATCCCTGTAACTCTGCTAGCTGCCATCTATCACCGCTGTCGTTGAATGCCGCTGCACACCCATTGTCTTCACATGTTGTTGCTCGCCGTCGCTTCTCTAAAGCACTGTCTATTGTCGCAATCCATTGCTGCACATATTCCTCTGTTGGGTTCGTGTCGAGCTCGACTTATCAATCTTTTGATGAGCTGAGTTTAAACCAATCTTTAAGACTCTAGCTCGAATGTAGAAACTTGCGAGTTGAGTTATGAAATCTTGAATCAGTTCGATTCAATTGCAACCTTAATTTTTAGTGTCCTTTTACCCTTAGCTTAGTGTTGAAGACTTGAATTATTTAATCAACCATGTTGAGTTAGCTATAAGTAAACATCAATCGTAATGATGGAGAAATTAGTTTAGAAGACAATTAAGTATGATGTTATGGCACTTAAGGACATCGGTACTTTATATAACAAGAATGATATTCGATacaatgtaaaatatatatatcatcaattCTTATTGTATATCATTCTTTGTATTGTACATTAGTctttatataatgtaatacataatttgcattatatatgaaACACCATTAGCATTGTATCGAATGGCACTGGCCGTGGGTGCCATACCATTCCAATAAATTAGGGGTTTAAatgtatgatttttttaaatgacgGACTTAAGTGCGAAAATTGTCTTATTTAAGGGGGTACAAATTTAATTAACCCAAACATATGGACATTGTTCCCCCTCCAGAGAgacagagatagagagagagagagagagagagagaatggcaGCTCCAGGGAAATGCTTGCTGGTAGCTGGTCCTCCCGTAAGTCTCCGAAAGCCTTTGTTTTcgctctcttttctcttcctgattatacacacacacgcacacttAAACACACCGTTGTTGTCATTGAAGGGCGTTGGTAAAACAACTCTGATCATTAGGGTTCTGGAAAGCCTTAAAATTTCTCATCCTAACCTCAAGCTTCAGGGTTTTTACACTCGtatgtactctctctctctctctctctctctctctcatatatatatatatatatatctatgttgAATTGATTTTCGTAGATTAATTTTATGTAACTAGTGAAGTAAACATTGATAATTATGGCGCAATTGGAATACAGGCGAGATTAGGCAAGGAAATGAGAGGGTTGGGTTTGAAGTGGTTACATTAGACGGTCGTACAGGAGCCCTTGCTTCCACCACCACTTCAAGGTAACCCTCATCCTGATTTTTCGTTTTTCCTTTTAGATTTTTGCTCACTTTTCCCTCTCTTGTCTCTTGTTTCCCTTGTGTATTTGGCGTATTCTAATGAGTTCCAGTAGAATTCTTTTTTCTGATGGGCAAGTTAGGTTAATTAGAAGAAATAATTGTTGTTTAGTTGAAATGCAAAATTTCTGGCACACCCATAAGAAGCTGATGAGCTTTGCTTGTCACTCTTTAGGCATTTtctgggtttttgttttttccacATCTGTTGTTGAAATGCTGATGTTAGCTGGAGTTTTAATTAACTCTAAAtgcaacaacaatatatcaagccttaatcccaccaggTGGTGGCCTCTAGAATTCATGATATTTAATGCTATGAATTTTGTACTGACTGTTGGCTCTACCTAACACAACCATTCTCCTCTGTCCAAGCTTGGGATTGGGCTGTAAATCAGAATCCACAACCAGAGTTTTTAATTAacttgaaatatgaaaaaaaaaaaaaaaaaagttcttgATTACAAGTTTACATTTTTACACTCATAATgtaagtccttttttttttttttttttcctttttttgacTGATGGAcatgtgtattttatttgtgGACACTATTGTCTCCATGGTGTCCAAAAGATGtccaatccaatcctaagaaaattataaaacaatatGACAGGTATGGACATGTTTTCAGTATGCATTTGGAAGTATTTTCTATTTGCCAAGCTAATGTCTCCTAGGTTATTTTTCTTCTGGTTTCTTGTATTagttaaaaacatatattttgtgCATTAAAGGATACCATATTTATTCTCGAAACTTGCCTCTTGTGGCCTTGGTAAGGCAGCAAATTGTCAATTCCATTACATATTTGTTAATTGCCCCCTGCCCCCTCCTCCTACTCTCACAAAGGAATTACTGATTCCATCTTTGCTTATATCCATGAATTAACTTAGTGTTGCCTCATTTCACTTCATGCAACTGGTATTTGTGATAATCCATTCTGTTACTTTACTAGTATCTATTATTTTATGCTGTATATTCTTGCTTAGTGACTCCAAAAAGCTTCCTTTTTTTCAACATTGAGGCATCCTCTGCTAgtgtttgaatttaaaatttctacTCGCAGCTAAAAGCTATTTTCCATGCAGCCCAGAGTCTATAAGATGGCCAACTGTGGGGAGATACAGAGTGGATATAGCATCATTCGAATCATTGGCTTTGCCTGAGTTACAGGTGGATTAACTTGTCAATCTTCTTTTTTGAGGTGTAGTGATCAAGGTCTGTGAGCAAACATGTTCTTAGATTCAAGATCTCTGTTTCTTCTCCAGGGATGGGAGAGTGGAGTGTGTTTTATGCTTTGACAAAGGTACATGTAGAGCTTATCTCTCCAGGTGCACACTTGATTCATGGGTTGCATTATGAaggaatataatttcctatCTCCTAGAGAGATTATATATTGGGAGGATGCCATTATATTTGACTATTTTCACCTTTTTTATTAAGCATGGATAAGTTGttgagaattttattaaatgtatttattcGCATGCATTCTATATAAGGAGAAAACATGATTTTGCTCCTAacagttttttttattttattttattttatcatatactgtttttacaacaataatataCTAAGCTTTTTATCCATGAATGCTAGCTATCCAGTCATCTCTATATGTGGCCTTATCTTTTATAAGGCCCTTGTAATTAGTTTCATATCTAAGTGTCTTCCACCAAGTTTTCTTAGTCTTGctttacctcttttgctaaatacttATTCTATTCTATCCATTCTCCTCATAGGAGTCTCTATTGGTCTTATTCTCACATGCTCAAACCATCATAATTTTGTCTCACACATCTTTCTTGCAAAATAATGGCCACTCCAAATCATCAAGAAGAAATGTAAAACATACATAAATGAACATATTCTACACAAGCCTAGAAATTAGAAGCTTATGTAAGCTGACGAAACACTACGACATACATGttacataataaataaacaattttgtttattgtttttgtCTAACATTGTACTTGTTTTGGTCTATTTAGTCCATGACTTGGACATTGTCATTTGACATTGTTGGTCAATAAACAAAATGACAGCATAATACACAAGTTTTCTTCTATAGCTTCCACATGCTTTGCACTTTGCTCTCAAACAGTTGTGATGATCAACCATATCATAAAATGGAATAGAATCCCCAGAACATTTGTGTATACAAAAGATATTTGCATACTGTTAGATGTAACTGGTAAAGGAAAATTTCATCAGAAGTACTTTATTTTAGTATAAATATGGCAATCAACTGTCATGTACCTagagtttggattggaaattggaagaatccgAGAGAATGAGGACCAAGA from Diospyros lotus cultivar Yz01 chromosome 4, ASM1463336v1, whole genome shotgun sequence includes the following:
- the LOC127799879 gene encoding uncharacterized protein LOC127799879, with the translated sequence MAAPGKCLLVAGPPGVGKTTLIIRVLESLKISHPNLKLQGFYTREIRQGNERVGFEVVTLDGRTGALASTTTSSPESIRWPTVGRYRVDIASFESLALPELQVKEDTDLFIIDEVGKMELYSSSFFPAVLKVLESNVPMLASVPIPRGGRDIPGVARLKNHPGASIFTLSTANRDAIKDLIYSQLAHSLQKH